GAGGAATTCTTAATAGACTGGCGTGAAGGCAATGCCACAGATGATGATGCAGTAATTCATAGTGAAATTAAGGTAAATGATGCATTAGGGGCTTTGATAGATGTTCATCTGGTTATTTCGCGAGAAATGAAAGCCGATTTCGAAGCTGACCACTATTCCGGGACTTCACCACTAATAGTGAATTTCAGTAACCTTACTCGACATTATGCCGCTGAAGTTTACTGGGATTTCAATAATGATGGAATAATTGATGCTGTAAATCTGGAAACACCATCCTGGGTATATAGTTCACCCGGGACATACAGCGTAAGGCTTACAGTTAGTAATGCCACAAATATGGATGAGCTGATACTTACAGACCTGATCCAGGTGAATGAGACCTCTACTGATGATCTGGAATTGGTTTCTGTCCCGCAACTGCTGGGCAATTATCCTAATCCACTACTGATAAATGAAGATAGATCCCATCAGACAGAGATACTATTTTATCTTCCAGAAGCAAAGAAAAAAGTAAAGCTGACCATCTTTGACCAGCGGGGAAG
This genomic interval from Candidatus Stygibacter australis contains the following:
- a CDS encoding FlgD immunoglobulin-like domain containing protein, translated to EGVLPGEPARTTTMYALLGNPATSVFLPYFPIGDPPHQATPETGMLLTMTANLIKSELYNFPDNSYYVDSFNLLEPDSVRVFDVILPFDETMIIETEEFLIDWREGNATDDDAVIHSEIKVNDALGALIDVHLVISREMKADFEADHYSGTSPLIVNFSNLTRHYAAEVYWDFNNDGIIDAVNLETPSWVYSSPGTYSVRLTVSNATNMDELILTDLIQVNETSTDDLELVSVPQLLGNYPNPLLINEDRSHQTEILFYLPEAKKKVKLTIFDQRGRRVISKIYSDTLSAGEHRWRWDGIDKKGKLAASGVYVYQLKVPGYKKITRKMTVIR